In Deinobacterium chartae, a single genomic region encodes these proteins:
- a CDS encoding aspartate carbamoyltransferase catalytic subunit: MHLLDFQGWSAERVHSILDSADIMREVLDRPVKKVPALQGLTICTAFFENSTRTRTSFELAARRMSADVVSFAAGASSLSKGESLRDTIETLKAMRVDAFIVRHPASGAAHLVARYGGLPTLNAGDGRRAHPTQALLDAYTLRRRLGSLEGLKVAIIGDVRHSRVARSNAELLPLLGAEVTLCGPAPLLPRELARPGVKLTTDPREAVKGAGAVMALRIQQERMAGGFLPSMAEYALSYQVNERLLAEAREDAVLLHPGPMNLDLEVSGSLARSERSLIGEQVENGVAVRMAVLYHLLVGRRE; the protein is encoded by the coding sequence ATGCACCTGCTCGATTTTCAAGGCTGGAGCGCCGAGCGCGTTCACAGCATCCTCGATTCCGCCGACATCATGCGCGAAGTGCTCGACCGGCCGGTCAAGAAGGTCCCGGCCCTGCAGGGCCTGACGATCTGCACCGCGTTTTTTGAGAACTCCACCCGTACGCGCACCTCGTTCGAACTGGCCGCGCGCCGCATGAGCGCTGACGTGGTGTCCTTCGCCGCCGGGGCTTCGAGCCTCTCCAAGGGCGAGAGCCTGCGCGACACCATCGAAACGCTCAAGGCCATGCGGGTCGATGCCTTTATCGTGCGCCACCCGGCCTCGGGTGCCGCGCACCTGGTCGCGCGCTACGGCGGTCTGCCCACCCTCAACGCCGGTGACGGTCGCCGCGCGCATCCCACCCAGGCCCTGCTCGACGCCTACACCCTGCGGCGGCGCCTGGGCAGCCTCGAGGGGCTCAAGGTCGCGATCATCGGCGACGTGCGGCATTCGCGCGTGGCGCGCTCGAACGCCGAACTGCTGCCGCTGCTGGGCGCCGAGGTAACGCTGTGCGGCCCGGCTCCGCTGCTGCCGCGCGAGCTTGCCCGGCCCGGAGTGAAGCTCACCACCGACCCCCGTGAGGCGGTCAAGGGCGCGGGCGCGGTGATGGCCCTGCGCATTCAGCAGGAGCGCATGGCCGGCGGTTTCCTGCCCAGCATGGCCGAGTACGCCCTGAGCTACCAGGTGAACGAGCGCCTGCTGGCGGAGGCCCGCGAGGACGCGGTGCTGCTGCACCCGGGGCCCATGAACCTGGACCTCGAGGTGAGCGGCAGCCTGGCGCGCTCGGAGCGCAGCTTGATAGGCGAACAAGTCGAGAACGGGGTGGCAGTCCGCATGGCGGTGCTGTACCACCTGCTGGTGGGGAGGCGCGAATGA